TTGCTTAGGGAGCTTGAGTTAGCGAATCAGGTGATCGCTCAACTTGGGTTTAGGGATAGATATTCAGCCAGGGAGAGGAATTTCCATGAGTTGGTCTTCTACGAGGGTATAGTGGATATTAATGACATTAAGGTGGAACTAGACAAGGTTAGGAGATACATAAATGATGTGAAGAACGTTATTCAAGTAATCTCACATTAAATTACTTTAATTCAGGGAAATCGACTTTTAAGCCGTGAATCGTAGGTTCAAGCCACGCCGAGCCTGTAGAATTTATCAATCCTTAGCTAGTGTAAGTTGCGTAAGTCAATCTTTAAGGTTACTCTAGAATAGTTTTCGCTGGTGATTGAGGTTTCTGGTCACCGAACTATGATGAGACTCCATCCATCATGATTAAAGTAACGTTTACCGTAACCAGCGAAGGCCAATCGTAGATCCTATAAGAGAAGCTGCCATCGCCTAATACGTTTTTCAGTAATGAATTTAAATTATTTATGGCCTTTCAGCATCTTCTTCAATCTGCCCACTAACTCTAAGACGGCTTGCTCACGCGCTTCGAACCTCTCTACTCATGAAGTTGTGGTAGGAGTTTGCATGTGGTCTTTCAGCCATGCTGAAATTCATTAGGATTGACTTATCGCTGGTCTCCTTATAGAGTCTCTCAATTACCATGTCATAGTCCCTATGGCTGTAGTGCTCCCAGCTGCGAGCCTCGGCAATGGCGTTAAGCAACGCCGTAACTGCACCTCAGTACTTCTCGCCGGCCTGGGCTAGGTCATCCTTTGCGTAGGCAGCTCTAAGGTAATCCTCATGAAGCTTAAGGTATAATTCTATCCTTCGTGAAGGGTCGAGCCTCTCGGCAATTAAGTCAGCTATGAACCTCTCAACATCTCTATCACCAGCCAATTTCTTCAGTAGTTCTATGATCGTTGGTGATAGTGTCAATGCCATATTTATAGAGGTAATGGTTTAATTGTTTGATAAACTTTTACATGCTAAATTCGAATGATACTAACAGAAGTGCAGAATGGCACTATGTATGCAGGAGCATCTATATGCCGAATATGGAAATGGCGCTTTTAATATTGCGTTTTCTGAATTGTGAATGGTTACGATAATCGTAAAATACTATAATAGTATCCATGCAGGCATTGTTAAAGGCATTCTTAAGAGTTGTTGCGTATTCGTTTCAGTAGGTATGTGATTGTTATTAAAAGAATGATTTATAATTTTTAATTTGAAATACTGCATAACGCTACGCCGCAGGTATAGATATTATGCCTAACATGGCCAATATTAGTAAAATTAGTATTATGAATGGTATAACTGATTGTAAGAATAGTTTTCTCCTGAATAGCCATACCGTGGCGGGTATTAGTCCTGCGATTACGGCGAAGCCTATCACCGCAACGGCTATCTTCTCTGCAACGGCTATTTTGGGCATACCGACGTAGCAAGTCTTCATAGCAGCCACCTTAGCTCCTGAAACCAGTTTATTGAGTTGACAAGTCACCGCATTGGTATTTACTAGGGCGAGGGCTATGAAGGCTCCAGTAAGGGCTATTATTCCAATAATCGCTAACCAATAGGCGACTAGCCCATAAGCCTTTGCCTCCGGTGGTGCCTCAGCAGACCTACGTATTTTATACATGAGCATCATGGCGACCACCCCATGAGAATAGGTATTGCCTGTTGAAATAGCCTTACACTTGTTATTAGCATGACTGCAATTATTACCCATCTAATGATCGGTATTTTAGCCTTGGGCATAACTCTAACCCCTAATTCCGTACCAAGGACCATACCGATGACACAGGGAGCTAAGAATGGAAAAACCAAGGCACCACTATTTATATAAACCCACAAAGCACCCGTATCGCCAATAGCTATCAATACCTTGCTCGTTGCAGCGGCGACCTTTAATGGTAAGTACATTACTAGATTATATACCGGCACAATAGCCCAACCAGCTCCAACACCAAACATACCAGATACTAAGCCTACACCAATAAAGCATAGTAAGCCCCATACCGTATTAACGGCCTTATACGTTACGACTGTCCTTAATGATTCCTCGTAATATCGAGCATTTTCTAATTGGAATATCCTCGCTATTCTATCAACCTTATTGACTGAGTTAGGAATATCCACCTGCCTTCCCCTCCATAGGAATAAACCGACAATAAACAACATCAGAGCAGCTAAGCCAAGCCTAATTGAGGCGACACCCACATTACCGAAGGATCTAGTGATCTCAAGCCCCAGTACCGCACCAAGTATCGAGGATACGGTATATGGTACTGCCGTAAGGATTATAGCGTTAAAATTGGCAAGCCCTTTACTTAGATATTGCCTTGACGCAATTAAGGAACCTACAGTGGCTATCGCGAGACCCGTTGTCCTTATAACGTCCGTATTAATGGCTGTGAAGGCCATCATTATCGGTGTGAATAAGACAGCACCACCAACACCAGCCAATGCTGCCAGGAAGCCTATAATAATGCATATAACGAGCATGGTAATACAGAACACAACAAAATCCCACTGTGCATTGGATGCGCCTATGTAGAGTGTGGTCCCAACGAGAAGTGGGTAGGTATTTAGCATCATTCTATCACCGATCAATTGTTACACGTATTATTTATAAACTTTGTTCTACATTATGTTCGTAAATTAAGATATTTTTATTATTATATTATCAATATTATAGAATAAAATTCTAGAGAATACAATAAAAGCAATCTTATACACATGTAAAACTTTAATTATTTAGTCGTGTTAGTGACTATGAATACTGTGTTATATGTTTTAATAATTGTATTCACGCCATTAATGTACTCACCAGTCCAATAACCCGCGTAGGTCCATTGCAAATTGCTTGGTGCGATCCATGATCCACTCTTCAATAGCCATAATGATAACGTTGCATTCAAGTAATTAAATCGAACACCCTGATAATTACTTGCGCCGACCACCGTTACATCAATTAGGCCAAATCTTTTCATGTAAACTTTCATTCTAGTTATTTCAGTATCATTATAGTATAAAATCAATGTTTCGTTACTTGGTAGATAGACCATGATTAATGTACCGCATATTGGATAGTGTAATTCATGCCTCATACCTATTTCACGACATGTTATTGTCCCATTAAATTTCAGCAAGCACCATAAGGGCTCTACCACATTCTCACCATTATAAGAGGTAATGAGTAGTACGTCTTGCACCCAATACCAGCTTCCATTAATTGCCTTAAGCCAGGTGTTTAATTGTACACTATAGCCAGGTATTAAAGTTAAGTTTTTATAGTTATTTACCGTGGGTGGCAATGAAACTCCTAATGCTGGATCTGCGTTATAAACGCAAAAGTACGCCTTAACACCGGTATAGTTCATGCCACGTGGTATAATTACGCCAACACCAGGGTTGGTAGGGTTTGTTTTGTTTATCGTGACCCAAGTCACTGATCCGTTGATGTACTCTACAATGCATAAACCGCTTTGGCAATAATACTGCACTATATTTAAGCTGCTGATATACCTATTAAAATTAATGTTATGTCTCAAGTAGGTCACGAGTATACTAGGGCCTATAAATAATACTATGAATATCAAGGTTAGTCCTAGGATTAATAGCAATGAGGATTGCATTACTAATTATAGTATCCTTAAAGTACTATATAAACTTATATTTGGTTTCAGATTCACATATTAATCGATATTAATCCAAGGGCCGATAGTATTAATACTATCATTATTAATGATGCGATTAATGCAAAGTTGATCTTCCTTCTTGTATATAGCATAATTACGGTTACGATAATCCCCATTATGGCGGCTATGCCGAATAGTATAAAACCAATGTCCTGAAGCATCATGGCATATGAATTAGTATGCATGTACGTTATTATATTTATTATCCTAATTCCACTACTCTGTATACATGACTGTATGACATTTGGTGCCTCACCATCCAATAGCCTGTTTATAATACAAACAGTATTGCCATAATGCTTAGTCACTGTTAATAGGAGACCCATGAAGGCCGTTATGATACCAGCTATTGCTATCCAGAAGGCAATTTTGCTGTAGGTCCTTGATATCACTGATAATACTTTGTCCGATGCCATATTACACCACCCCCATTATTACAGGTAGTGCTTGTTGGATTAATCTGGCACTCGCTAAAAGCATCGCGAGGATTACAAACCACCTAATCACGTAAGCCCTCAACTTAGGCATTAATCTTGAGCCTACCTGCGCTCCTATCATACAACCAAGGAGGCAGGGTACTGCGAATATGGGTATCATAGCACCACTGTTTATGTAGACCCACATGGCGGCCGTATCGCCAATGCCTATCACCACGAGACTGGTTGCTGTAGCTACCTTAAGTGGCACGTACATAATTAAATTATACACCGGCACAATAGCCCAACCAGCACCTAAACCAAACATGCCAGAGACGAGGCCTATCCCCACAAAGCATAGTAAGCCCCACACCGTATTAACGATCCTATACTCTACTATGCGACCCAACGAAATTTCATAATAACTAGAATTAAGCTCAAACGCGTTAGCCAACTTATCATACTTACCCTCTGGTGGTATGGGATATTCTGTTCTTCTTCCCTTAGTTATCATGAGTATTACAATAAATAATACCAACACCCCCAGAGCGAATCTAATCAAGGCCTTACCGAAACTCCCCATAACCGCAGTTATATGAAGCCCGATGAAGGAGCCAATAATTGCGAAAATAGTATATGGAAGAGACGAGAAGAGGGCCAGGTTAAAGTTTGCAATACCTCTACCTAGATAAGGTCTTGCGGACATAAGTGAGCTCATTGTAGCTATCGCAAGGCCTGTCGCACGCACTATGTCTGGATTTATAGTCGTGAAGGCCATCATTATCGGTGTGAATAAGACACCACCACCAACACCAGCCAATGCCGCAACAAACCCTATCAATATACATATTAAAAAGATTATTATTAAAAATATAACTGGAGAATTAAGCAATGTAAATATATTATCTAATAATCCACTGATTATATTGATGTGTACAGGCATGGTCTTCAAGCTATGATTAGCCTAAATATTAATAAACTTTGTTCTCCAGATTTTCCTAAAATAAAACTAATTTATTAATTATTATGAAATAATAATTAAATAAATTTACAAAATATTATTCTTAAGCGATTAACATTATTCTTCGGTATTACTTAATACAAATTTGTTTTCAACTCTAATCAGTTATATACTTTCTCATGATTAACAATATCATTAATGCTAATAATAGTACTGAGAATGCTATAATATGCCTGGTCATTATTGGTATAATGAGTATGTGCCCCCTATTTAATCCTGAAAGTAGCATCCTAACTGATAGGTATGAGAATACCGAAAGTAACACTACCTTTACTGATGATGATCGAACACGGGGTAATAAGTACGATGCTAAGTACGCGCCTGGCGCTATACCGACTGCCGATGCCATGGCTAGGTATGGCTGTATATACCCAAAAGCCCAATAAAGTGATCCGCTAGTCGCCGCTGTCACACCTACTATCAGGTTGCTCGTTGCTGTGGCTACTTTTAATGGTAAGCCAATTACATTATATAGTGCAAGTATGTTTATGGGGCCGCCACCTATGCCCAATAATCCTGACATTAATCCTCCAAAGAACATAATGGGTATTGACTTAATGAGGTTCATTCTATAAATTGTGTAATTCACGTAGGTCTTAAGAGTAGTGTCGAAGAATACATCGTTCAATATTATATGGTCAATATCTTCTCGTCTAGTTAATATTGGGGTGATATTGTATTTTTCCTTTCTTTTTAATGATAGAACCATTGTTAATATCATTATGAAACTAAATACCAAGTATAATATCCAATTAAATCCTCTGCTTATTAAATGGTATGCCATTAGCGATCCCATAATGGCACCAAACGTCGTTATTGGGCATAGGAATAACATCACCTTAACGTTAGGAAGCCTTATGTTTAAGTATCTATATCCGCTCATTAGAGAAGTCATTAGCGCTGACACAAGACTAATGCCAGCAGCATACTGTATTGGTAGGTTCTCGAACACTGACGTTAATAGTGGTGTTAATATAACGGCACCACCAAGACCTAGAAGACCCCCTATTAACCCAGCCACGAATCCACATGCTAGGATTATTAAAAGTGTTATTATAAATTCGATAATGAAGAGCATAGGAATCACCCATGTAGTATGAAGATAGGTAGCACGAATATGGCTATCATCAAATTCACGAAGGTTATTAAGGCTAGCAACGTGTATAGGATATCTCTTTCTAACAAGAATCTTACGAAATTCAATAAAACCATAACTACTGGAATCGCTATTAATACCATTAACCCAAACATCATTAGACTTAATCCACCCAACCTTAGAATACCATCGAGTACGTACATTACAGTGATTTCGCGCGTATTTACCATACTTGAGGGATCAAGAATTTGCTTCAGCTGCACGTGAAGGCCGACACTGCCTCCATGTAGGAAAAGCATTATTAAGCCCAATATTAAGAATATGATGCTCAGGAGTACTCCGTATTTAAGTAGGTTGCTCACGATGCTCGTGAATTTCCTCTCAACCGCACTAGGGCTCTCAGGTTGAGCTTGGTATATCGTTATTGACATATCCTGAACTTCTTTAT
This is a stretch of genomic DNA from Vulcanisaeta moutnovskia 768-28. It encodes these proteins:
- a CDS encoding sulfite exporter TauE/SafE family protein; protein product: MPVHINIISGLLDNIFTLLNSPVIFLIIIFLICILIGFVAALAGVGGGVLFTPIMMAFTTINPDIVRATGLAIATMSSLMSARPYLGRGIANFNLALFSSLPYTIFAIIGSFIGLHITAVMGSFGKALIRFALGVLVLFIVILMITKGRRTEYPIPPEGKYDKLANAFELNSSYYEISLGRIVEYRIVNTVWGLLCFVGIGLVSGMFGLGAGWAIVPVYNLIMYVPLKVATATSLVVIGIGDTAAMWVYINSGAMIPIFAVPCLLGCMIGAQVGSRLMPKLRAYVIRWFVILAMLLASARLIQQALPVIMGVV
- a CDS encoding sulfite exporter TauE/SafE family protein, whose product is MLFIIEFIITLLIILACGFVAGLIGGLLGLGGAVILTPLLTSVFENLPIQYAAGISLVSALMTSLMSGYRYLNIRLPNVKVMLFLCPITTFGAIMGSLMAYHLISRGFNWILYLVFSFIMILTMVLSLKRKEKYNITPILTRREDIDHIILNDVFFDTTLKTYVNYTIYRMNLIKSIPIMFFGGLMSGLLGIGGGPINILALYNVIGLPLKVATATSNLIVGVTAATSGSLYWAFGYIQPYLAMASAVGIAPGAYLASYLLPRVRSSSVKVVLLSVFSYLSVRMLLSGLNRGHILIIPIMTRHIIAFSVLLLALMILLIMRKYITD
- a CDS encoding sulfite exporter TauE/SafE family protein, which codes for MMLNTYPLLVGTTLYIGASNAQWDFVVFCITMLVICIIIGFLAALAGVGGAVLFTPIMMAFTAINTDVIRTTGLAIATVGSLIASRQYLSKGLANFNAIILTAVPYTVSSILGAVLGLEITRSFGNVGVASIRLGLAALMLFIVGLFLWRGRQVDIPNSVNKVDRIARIFQLENARYYEESLRTVVTYKAVNTVWGLLCFIGVGLVSGMFGVGAGWAIVPVYNLVMYLPLKVAAATSKVLIAIGDTGALWVYINSGALVFPFLAPCVIGMVLGTELGVRVMPKAKIPIIRWVIIAVMLITSVRLFQQAIPILMGWSP